The genome window GCATCGTAACATTATCTATAGCGGAACGCACGATTGCATATCCACCGTTTTGAGGAGGCGAGGGAGACCATCATGGGCCTTTTGGACTGGTTCAAGACCGACAAAATCAAGGAATGCCAGGAGCGCCTGCGGCACCATCCGGACAATCCTCGCCTGCATTTTGAGCTGGGAGTGGAATACGAACATCTGGGCCGGAATCAGGAAGCGCTGGCGGCGTTCCAGGAAACGGTGCGCCTCGATGAAGGCTCGGCGGAGGCGCATTTCAATCTCGGCTGCCTGTACGAAAAAATAGGCGACGGCCGCCACGCCATCGTGCACATGATCAAGGCGGGCAACCTGTTCGCGCAGCGCAACGCGCCATTGCAAAAGGAAACCGCCCGCACCAAGGTGCAGGAGTACTACCACAAGTTCAAGCTCGACCCCGGCGAGTTCGCCCCCAGCGACCGGAACGATTGAAACCCCCTGCAAAATCCCGCGTTACCGCGCACCCGCCCGCGCGTTGCAGGGCAGCCCCGTTCGGCCCCCTGCCATGGGGCACGATTTCCTTGAGATGAAGGCAATACCTGTTACACTTGAAAGACAGTCATTTTCCGTTTCAGATCACACAATCCAACCGTTGCTTCGATGAAAATTTGCCTGATTGAGCCATCCAAATTTGTGTCGCTGACCAACTTCGTCTCGACCATCAGCATGCCGCCGCTCGGCCTGGCCTACATCGCCGCCGCGTTGCGCGAGGCCGGGCACGAGGTGACGGTGGTGGACGGACCCGGCTCCGCGCCCCGGCATTTTTTCGAGTTCCACGGCGTGCACATCCGCGGCCTGGAAAACGCCGAGATCATCGAACGCATTCCCCAGGACGCCGAGGTCATCGGCCTGGGCTGCATGTTCAGCTCCAACTGGGTGTATGTGCGCGAACTGGTGAACGGTATCCGCGACCGGTTTCCCGGCAAACGCCTGGTCATGGGCGGCGAACACGTCACCGGCTTTCCTGAATTTTCTCTGCAACAGGCACCGCTCGACGCGGTGGTGCTGGGCGAGGGCGAAGAGATCATCGTGAACCTGCTCGACCGCTGGGCGCGCAACGAATCTGTGGACGACCTTTCCGGCATCGCCTTCCGCCAAGGCGACGGCAGCGTGCAGACCAACCCGCGTCACAACCGCATCCGCGACATCGACGCCATTCCCTGGCCGGCGTGGGACCTGTTCGACATCGAGCAGTACAACGCCGTCAACCAGCCGCACGGCGCGTCGCAGGGACGCTTCATGCCCATGCTGGCGACACGCGGATGCCCGTTCCAGTGCACGTTCTGCACCAGCCCCAACATGTGGACCACGGAGTGGACGGCGCGCGATCACAAAAACGTGGTCGATGAAATGCAGACCTACATGCAGCGTTACGGCGTCACCGATTTTCAGTTCGAAGACCTGACGGCCATCGTGCGCCGCGACTGGATGCACGCCTTCTGCGACGAGGTGCTGGCGCGCGGCATGGAGATCACCTTCCAGATGCCGTCGGGCACGCGCAGCGAAGCCATCGACTACGACCTCGCCAAAAAATTGAAGGCGGCGGGGTGCCACGAGTTCGCCTTCGCGCCGGAGTCAGGCGACCCGGAAGTGCTGAAAGCCATCAAGAAAAAAGTCGATCTCGACAAGATGTTTGTCTCCGCCAACGAGGCGTTGAAGGCGGGCATCAATGTCGGCTGCTTCTTCATCATCGGCTTTCCCGAGGACACCTACAAAAGCGTGTTCAAAACCTACGCCACCATGATCAAATGTGCGTGGCTCGGTTTCACCAATGTCAATCTCAACGCTTACTCGCCGCAACCGAATACCGAGTCGTTCAACCAGCTCCGCGAAAACGGAGTGATTCCCGAACTCGACGACGCTTACCTGATGAGCCTGTTCACATTTCAGGATTTCGGCGCGCGCAAGACGTCGTACAACCCGCGCTTCGGTCACCGCGAGTTGTCGTTTCTGGTGATCTTCGGGCAGGGCCTGTTCTACGTATTCTACTTCCTGCGCAAACCGGTACGCATCTACTACCTGTTCCGCGATTTCTTCTCCGAACGCGCCGCCAACAAGAGCAACAAGATGGTGAAGTCGATGCTCAAGGACGCGTTGAGCCTGTTCAAAGCCCGGCTCGGACGCCTGTTCAAAACCGCATGAGGACTCCGTAGCATGGACGTGGTGGAAGCCCTGCGCCAGCGCGAACGCGCCCGCCTCGATTATTGGGACCGCAAGGATTACTTCATCGATCTGCGCCTGCAATGGCGGGCGCACATGGCGCGTCACCTGTTTCACATGCTGCCCGGCGAATCGATCCTCGATATCGGTTGCGGCGATGGACGCTGGACCCGCGAGATCGCCGACCTGCACGATCACGACCACCCCGTCACCGCCGCGACGTTCAATTCCGATTACTTCGAAAAACTCAACGCGAACAAACCGGACAACCTCGAGTCCGTGCTGCTGCACCAATTCCCCGGTGCGCTGGCCGGTCGCAAGTTCGACTACATCGTCGCCTGGCACATGCTGCCCGCGGACAACTACGGCGCGTTTCTCAACGAAGCGCGCAAACTGCTGAAGCCCGGCGGACGTTTCCTGCTGTTCGAACCCAATCCGTGGAACCCGTATTCGCAACTGCGCCGTTTTTTCACGCGGCTCTTTCCTTTTGTCCCGCTGCGCGACGAAGGCCCGCGCTTCAACCGCATCGAGATGATGTCGATCCTCTCCGAGATCGGCTTCACCGGCATCCGCATTCTGCCTTACGACTTTCTGTTCCCGCCGTTGCCGAAAGCGCTGCTGTGGCCGGTGCAGAACCTGAGCCTTGTGTTGGAAAACATGCCCTACGTGCGCAACTTCGCGGGTGAGTTGTACCTCAACGGACGGAACCCCGCGGCGGAAGGCTGGACGCGGCCGCCCGTCCCCCTCACCCGGCACGCGTCACTGAAAGGCCGGGTGTCGGTGGTGGTGCCGTGTCACAATGAGGAAGCCAATCTCAAACCACTGGTCGCCAACCTGACCGGATACTTCAACGACTACATCCAGGAGATCGTGCTGGTCGATGACAACAGCCGCGACCGCACGGCGGAAGTGGGCGAAGCCTTGCACGCCGAAGACCCGCGCGTGCGGGTGGTGAAACGCACGCCGCCGAATGGCGTGGGACGGGCGTTGCGCGACGGTCTCGCCGCCGCTCAAGGCGATTACATCCTGCTCATGGACTGCGACTTCCAGCATATCCTGCCGGAGCTGACCGGTTTGTTCGACGCCGTGGCGGCGGGCGCGGACGTGGCCATCGGTTCCCGCTTCTCGCGCGACAGCGTGTTGCTCAATTACGCGTTCACCAAGATCCTCGCCAACCGTGCGTTTCATCTTTTGGCGCGCATTCTGTTTCGCAAATACCTGCGCGATCTCACCAACAATCTGAAACTGATAAAACGCGAGGTCGCGCAGAACCTGCGGTTGGAGGCGCACGACTTCGCCGCCAATGCCGAAACCGGACTGCAACCACTGCTGCTTGGTTACAAGGTCGAGGAAGTGCCCATTTCATGGATCAACCGTTCGGTGGACATGGGGTTTTCCAGCTTCAACCTGCTCAAGACCGGTCCCAATTACCTGAAAGTGTTCCTGCGCCTGTTCTGGCGGCAACTGCGCGGCAAAGCCATCACCCTGCCCAAAACGTCGCCTTCCTCTCAACACCCCGCACCGCATAAATAAATGACCGTTCGCTCTCCACGTCTACGCTCGTTTCTAACGGTGATTTTTCTACTGACGTGGTTCCTGCTGCTGTCTCCTTCTCCCACAGCGGCCAACGGCGACGACCCCCATGACAAAGAAGATACGGTGCTGGAAGCGGTGAGCGACGCGCTGGGCGTGGTGTCCTTGTGGGGACTGGTCGTACTCAACGCGTTCTGGTACTACCACATGGGCGTGCGCCGCCTGCCGCGCCGCGCGCGCAACCTGGTGCCCGATTTATTCGTGCGCAAGCCGGTGCAGTGGAAGGTGCGCTTTCGCAATTACCATTACTGGGGCAATCCGGTGATGTTGGGCCTCTCTTATCTCCACGGCTGGTGGGCGGAGGACAGCAACTGGGTGTTGTGGGCGGGCTGGGGATTGATCGGCGTGCTCTGTCTGTCGGGCCTGGCCATGAAGTTGCAGGGTGCCGATCAGCCCGGCGCGCAGGTCACGCGCCTGTTGCACACGCAACACACCTTGTCGGTCGTGATGGTGCTGCTGTTGTGGGTCGGCCACCTGTTCGCGGATTGAGGCCTCACCCGTCGAGTTCGTGTACCGTCACCAAAACGGACGCATGGTGTACAGCGAACATTATGGGCGTGACGGGCAACTCCAGCAAAAGCAACACTATCCCCTCACCCGGCCGCGGTAGCACCCACCCGCTTTATTTTTTTCAGGACCCGCGTAAAGATTTGGTTCCCGTTATGCACACGCGATATAATGGGGACAGATGAAACCTGAATTTTTCGACACCCAGAAACAAAGCAGCCACACCCCCCGCGCCATACTTGTGGGTGTCGAGGCGCAGCAGAATTCGGGCGCGCCCGTAGGCGACTCGTTGGACGAGCTGGCCGGGCTTGCCGAAACGGCGCATTACGATCCCGTCGCCACCCTCACCCAGCGCCTGACCACGATCCACCCCAAAACCTATCTCGGCAGCGGCAAGGTCGAGGAGTTGGAGCAGGCGGTGAAGCACCACGAGGCGGAAATCGTCATCTTCGACGAAACGCTGTCGCCGGCGCAAACGCGCAACCTGGAAAAACTGCTCAAGTGCAACGTGGTGGACCGGCCGTGGATCATTCTCGAGATTTTCAGCGACCACGCCCGCACCAGCGAGGCCAAAACGCAGGTGGAACTGGCGCGGTTGAAATACGCGTTACCGCGGTTGACCCGGATGTGGGGTCACTTGTCGCGGCAGCGCGGCGGCATCGGCATGCGCGACGTCGGTGAAACGCAGATCCAGCTGGACCGCCGCATGATCCGTGACCAGATTTCCAAACTCACCAAAAAGCTCAGCCGTATCCACAAGGAAAAGCAGACGCAGCGTAAAAGCCGCCAGACCGCGTACCAGGTCGCGCTGGTGGGGTACACCAACGTCGGCAAATCCACGTTGATGAACTGCCTGACCGGCGCCGACACGCTGGTCGAGAACAAACTGTTCGCCACGCTCGACGCCACCGTGCGCAAAGTCAAAAAGAATTTTCCGTATCCGATTCTGCTCGCCGACACCGTCGGCCTCATCGACAAACTGCCGCACGATCTGGTCGCGTCGTTCAAAAGCACGCTGGACGAAGTGCGCAACGCCAACCTGCTGGTGCACGTCATCGACATCAGCCATCCGCATTACCGGCGGCAGATGACCACCGCCGAAAGCGTGCTCAACGAACTCGGTGTGCACGACACACCGACGGTGCGCGTGTTCAACAAGATCGATCAACTGGAAAACGGGAATGATCTGGAGGAGATGCGGCGGTTGTACCCGGACGCGGTGTTCGTGTCGTGCCACCGGCAGACCGGCATGGCGGAACTGCGGCAGGCCATCGTCGATCACTACGAAGCGCGGCTGGTGCCCTACCAGGTGGAACTGGCCTACACGCGTTCGGATTTGATTCCGGAAATCCGCAAGCACGCGCTGGTCGTCGATCAGCAATACCACAACAACGCCGTGACGCTGGACCTGCGCATCTGGCCGCACCACAAAGCGCGCCTCATGGAACTTTTGAACGGCTACGCCTGAAGAATTTCCTCTTTCAAACCACGATGAGGTTGGCGTGCGCCACGGCGAGTTTTTTCTTGCCCACGCCTTTGAAGAACACCACCACTTTCAAATCGTCTTCGCCGCCTTCGCGGTTGACCACCACGCCCGACCCGAACTTGGAATGCAGCACTTTCGTGCCGACGGAAAAGCCGTTGCCGCTGGCGGGAGATGGGGCCGATCCTGCGGGCAGCGACCAGTTGTCCTGCGCGTCGGCCTGGCCGTAGGGGGACCGTGATGGCGCGGAAGTCAGCGCGCTCGATTCCATCGTCATCGCCTCGCGCGGGATGGCCGATAGAAAATCCGAAGGCTGGTAGGTGAACGTACTGCCGTAGATGCGGCGGCGGCGGGCGTTGCTGATCATCAGTTTCTTGCGGGCGCGGGTGAAGCCGACATAACACAGCCGCCGTTCTTCTTCGTATTCCTCGCTGCTGGACAGAGAACTGGCGTGCGGCAGCAGGCCGTTCTCGAAACCGAGGATGCACACCGAGTCGAACTCCAGCCCCTTGCAGGTGTGGAGCGTCATCAAAGCCAGCACCCCGCGGCTGTCGTCGAGGTTGTCGAGGTCCGCCACCAGCGCCGTGGTGTCGAGAAAATCCTTGAGCGTGCCCTTGCGGTCGATGTCCACAAACTGTTCCACCGCCGAGTACAATTCGTTCAGGTTTTCCAGGCGGCTTTTCGCTTCCTGCGTGTTTTCCTTTTGCAGGGCCGTGAGGTATCCGGTCTGTTCGAACACCGCCTTCAGCAGATCGACCGCCGAGCATTCCTGCATCACTTTCTGGAAGCGGTCCATCATCAGCACAAACTGTTCGATTTTTTTGGCGGGGCCGGTGCCGACCACGTTTGCGGCACGGCGCAGGCCTTCCAACAGCGGCAGGTGCTGCTCGCTGCAATACGCCTCGACCTTGTCCACCGACGCTTTGCCGATGCCGCGCACCGGCGTGTTGACGATACGCTTCAGCGACACCGCATCCGAAGGGTTCATCACCACCCGCAGGTAGGAGAGGATGTCCTTGATCTCTTTCCGCTCATAAAACTTGAGGCCGCCGATCACCTGGTACGGCACGTTCAGGTGGCGCAACTGGTCTTCCAGCACCCGCGACTGCGCATTGGTGCGGTAGAGGATGGCCATGTCGTTGAACGATGCGCCGTCCTGCACCCAGTGATGAATGCGTTCGCACACCGCGCGGGCTTCGTCGATCTCGTCCTCGGCGCGGTAGTAGAGAATGGGCTCGCCCGCTTCGTTGCGTGTCCACAGGTTCTTTTCACGGCGCGTCATGTTCTCGCGCACCACCGCCCCGGCGGCGTTCAGGATGGTTTGCGTCGAGCGGTAATTTTCTTCCAGTTTGATGACCGTGGTGCCGGGGAAATCCTTTTCGAAATGCAGCAGGTTTTCCAGGTTGGCGCCGCGCCAGCGGTAGATGCTCTGGTCGTCGTCGCCGACCACGCAGACGTTGTGATGCGCCCGCGACAGCAACTGGATGAGATGGTACTGCGTGAGGTTGGTGTCCTGAAACTCATCGACCAGGATGTAGCGGAAGCGGTTGTTGTAATGGTCGCACAGCGCCTTGTCCTGCTGGAACAGTTTCACCGTCATCATCAACAGGTCGTCGAAATCGAGCGCATTGTTTTCCTTGAGCGCGTTCTGGTAATGCGGATAGACGTGCGCGGCTTTCAGCTTGTGGCCGTAAGGCAGGGCATCGAGGTTGATGTGCTCCGGAAGCTGGTAATCGTTTTTGAAACCGCTGATGTGGTTGAGAATGGTTTTCGGCGGGAAGGCCTCGTCGTTGATCGACGCCGCCTTCATGCATTTCTTGACCACCGACAGCTGGTCCGCCGCGTCGTAGATGACGAAATCTTTCGTGTAGCCGGGGAAATCCATGTGCTGGCGCAGGAGGCGCAGGCACAGCGAGTGAAAGGTGCTGATCCACGGCACGCGGCCGCCGCCGGCGCCCATCTGCTTCACCACCCGCTCGCGCATTTCCGCCGCCGCTTTGTTGGTGAAGGTGATGGCCAGGATGTTTTCCGGATCGATCCCCTTGTCGCGGATCATGTGCAGGATGCGGAAGGTGATGGCGCGGGTTTTGCCGGACCCCGCGCCGGCCACCAGCATGAGCGGCCCGTCGGTGTGACGGACGGCTTTCAGTTGTTCCGGGTTGAGCTCGTTGGAATCCATAGAAATCTGATGAGACTCGATGTCATGACCGGTTCGGCTGGAATGCATTACCGGAATTCTCTAGACGGAAAATTCCCGTTCCATTGCGAATGAAGGGGTGCGACAGGAGAAACCCGAAGGGTCGGAGCCGTTCACGCTCAATGAGTCATGATGGTTTGAAAATAATCGAAAGTGTAATCCTCGACCTTGAAAATGTCGATGGGTTTTTTCAACGCCTGCCCGTGATCGAACCGGATGTCTCCGGTTGCGCCCTTAAACTGTGCACCATGAATGTGATCGCGCAGCGCATCGGGTTCGGTTTTGCCCGCGAGCAGCGATTCCAGAATCACCGAAGTGGCGTCGAAATAACTGGCGGAATACAGATTCGGCTGCATGCCGTATTGCGCCGTAAAGCGTTTGACGAATTGCCGGATGTGCGGCTCGGGCGATTGCAGACGCCAGTTCATGGCCGAAACGAAGGTGTTGCGCGCCGCCTCGCCGGCAATATCGATCAGGTCCTGACTGTACACGCCATCGCCACCCAGGAACGGCGTTTCCATGCCCAGTTCGCGCGCCTGTTTGAGCAAAAGGCCGCCTTCCGCCGGATACGTCAGCAAAAACACGCAGTGCGGCTCCAGTTCCTTCACCTGCTCCAGAATGTCGTGAAACTCCGCCGTGTTTTTGCTGATGCCGTGCGTCCATTGAATGGTGCCGCCCAGTTTTTCAAATTCGCGGCGCACGATGTTCTGCAGCCCGCGGCCGTAATCGTTGTCGAGGTACAGGATCACGCCGATGTGGGCACGCAGGATTTCATACCCGAACCGCGCCAGCGCCTTGCCCTGCCGGTCATCGAGCGTCACCAGACTGAAGGCATAATCGCCGGACTTCCGGATCCTGGGCGTGCTGGCGCTGCCGGACACCAGCACCACGCGGTGCTTCTGCACCATCGGCGCCATCTCCAGAAAAACCGGCGAGGTGAACGGTCCGATGATGGCCCGCACCTGCTCTTCCTCGATCAACGCACGCGTCACCTTGCGGCCCTGCTCGGGATCGGAGCGGTCGTCCACGAACACCATCTTTATTTTGATACCTTGCTTGTGGAGCGCGGCAGTGTGGGCCTTCAACGCCAGTTGAATGCCGCGTTCGGCGTCGGTGCCCTGCGACGCGTTTTCGCCACTCAACGGCAACACCGCGCCCAGCACAATCGTGCCCTTGCCAGCCGCCAGCGCCTGCATCGGCGCCAGCATCCAAAACATCAGCAGGGCGCACAGCACCCCTTTGCACACACGAAAAGTTTGCATGTCAGTTCACCTCAATGCGTACAGGATATCATTGTTGAACGAGGGAAATCCACAGAGGGAAACGGATCACGCAAGGTGTTCCCAGACAGCGCCGGCGAGCGCCTCGATGAACAACGGCGAGGTGTTCAACGACTCGGTACGAAACAGGGTGAGACCCTTTTGCTCCGCGTATTCGCGGAACCCGATGTCGATATCATAAAGGATTTCAATGTGGTCGCAGACGAAGCCGACGGGGAAAATGAGCACCGCCTTGCCCCCCTCTTCGGCAATGTTATCGAGGGTTTCTTCGACGCTGGGTTCCAGCCACGGGCAGGGGATCATGCCCTGACTCTGGTAAGCCTGGTGCCACGGCTCCATCGGCACCTGCTGCCGGATGCCGTTCAGCGTTTTTTCGTATTCCTGCACGTAGGGATCGATGCCCTCCTCCACGTACGCCGAGGGAATGCTGTGCACGGTGAAGACGGTGTGGAAGGTGTCGTGGCCCTTGGCCTTGAGGTCGGACTCGGCGGCGCGGTAGCGTTCGGCAAAGGCGTCGATCAACGACGGCTGGTTGGGCCAGCTTTTGATGAACTGCACCGGGATGTCCCCGGCGTTGCACTTACCCAGCGCTTCGTTGAACGAATTCAGATAGCGTTCCGTGCTCCACTTGCTGAACTGCGGCGCCAGACACAACGCAATGAGGCGATCCATGCCGTCGTCCTTCGCCTGCTGCACCGCCTCCTCGATCAGCGGGTACCAGTTGCGCATGCCGATGTAAACGCGGAACGTGTCCTCGCCCTGATTGAGGAACCTCTCCAGCGCTTCCGCTTGCCCCTGCGTGATCTCCAGCAAAGGAGAACTGCCGCCGATGGCTTCGTAGCGTTCGGTGATTTCGCGGATCACTTCCGTGCTCGAAGCGGTGCCGCCACGGATGCGTTGCAGGTATTCGGGAATGTCGGCGACGCGGGTGGGCGCGCCGTGCGCCAGCAGGATGACGCCTGTTTTCACGCCTTGCGTGATGGCATCATCCATGACGGTACTCGTGCACCATGTCCACCACGGCCTTGACGTGATCGACCGGCGTGTGCTGCAGGATGCCGTGGCCGAGATTGAAAATATGACCCGACCGCCCTTCGGCGCGTTGCATGATATCGAGCACCTTTTCGCGGATCACCGGAATCGGCGCGAACAGGATGTTGGGATCGAGGTTGCCCTGCACCGGCGTGTCCAGGCCGATCTGCTTTCTCGCGTCGTCGAGATGGATGCGCCAGTCGAAACCCATGACGTCGCCGCCGGACTCGCGCACCAAAGGCAGCATGGTCGAGGTGCCCGTGCTGAAATTGATCACCGGCACGCCGCAGTCTTTCAAACCGTCGAACACGCGCTTGGTGTGCGGCAGGATGTAGCGTTCGTAGTCGCCGGGGTTGAGGCAGCCGACCCAGCTGTCGAAAATCTGCAAAGCCTGCGCGCCCGCCTTCACCTGCATCTTCAGGTAATCAACCAGCACATCGACCACCTTGTCCATGAGCAGGTTCCACGTCTCCGGCTCCTGGTACATCATGAGCTTGGTGGTGGTGAATTCCTTCGACTTGCCGCCTTCCACCATGTAACTGCTGAGGGTGAACGGCGCGCCGCTGAAACCGACGAGCGGCAGCTTGCCCGCAATCTCCCCGCGCACCATCTTGATGGCGTCGCCGACGTAGCCCAGTTGTTCCTCGGAGCAGACCGGTTTCAGATTTTCAACGTCCTGGCGCGTGCGCACCGGGCGCGGGATGGACGGACCGTCGCCCACCGTGAACTCCAGCCCCGTCCCCATCGGTTCCAGGGGCAGCAGGATGTCGGCGAATATGATGGCCGCATCGACGCCCAGAACGTCCAGAGGTTGCAGGGTCACTTCCGTCGCCAGCTCGGGGGTGCGGCACATTTCGAGGAAGGAATGCTTTTCCTTGAGCGCCCGGTATTCCTTCATGTAGCGCCCTGCCTGACGCATGAACCAGACCGGGGTGCAATCCACCGGCTCGCCGCGGCAGGCCTTCAGAAACCGAAATTCTCCGTTTTTGTCCATGAATCCTTCCTGATTTTTGGGAAATGCCGATTATAGGCTGCTTTAGCCTTGGTTATCAATGCATTTTAGGCGATCGATTTCCGCCTGCACGGCGGGGTCCGCCTCGCCCGTCAGCGGACCCTGTACCGCACTCCAGGCTTGGTCGCCCAGCAGCTCCCCCAGCCCCCACACGGCGTGCGCGCGGATGAGGGGTTCCGGGTCGGAAAGCGCCTCGGTGAGTACGGGAATCGCCTCCGGATCGCCGCTGTTGCCCAAGGCGATGGCGACGTTGCGCAGCAGGCCGCGCCGCTTGATGCGCTTGACCGGGCTTTTGCGGAAGCGCTGGCGAAACCCGTCTTCATCGAGGCGCATGAGGTCGATCAACAAGCGCGTGCCGTCGCGTTCGGCAAACGCGGGTTCGTCCGTGGTCACGGCGTACGAATTCCACGGGCACACGATCTGGCAGTCGTCGCAGCCGTAGATGCGGTTGCCGATAGCGCGGCGGAACTCCAGCGGGATGACGCCCTTGAGCTCGATGGTCAGGTACGAAATACAGCGCCGCGCATCGAGCACGTAGGGGGCGACGATGGCCGCCGTCGGGCAGATGTCGATGCAACTCGTGCAGGTGCCGCAGTGGTTGGTGGCCGGTTCGGAGAACGGCAGCGCCACATCGATCAGCACTTCCGACAGAAAGTAATACGAGCCCAGCCCTTCCGTCAGCAGGTTCGAGTGCTTGCCGATCCAGCCCAGCCCCGCCTTTGCGGCCAGCGGTTTCTCCAGCACCGGTCCGGTGTCCACATAGGCCTTGCTGTGGCAGCCGGGAAACAGCTCCCATAAAAAATGTTCCAGTTGGTGCAGGCGCGGCTTGATGAGGTCGTGGTAATCGATGTTCCAGGCGTAATTGGAGATGTCGCCGGTCTGCGGCGCATGCAAAAAATCAAGGCTCTTGGCCTGCGTGTGGTAGTTGGTGCGCAGGCACAGGATGCTTTCGACGCCGGGCAGGATGAGGGCGGGATCGAGCCGTTTGGCCTTGCCGCGTTCGAGGTAGGCCATGTCGCCGTCGTGCCCCGCATCCAGCCATTGCAGAAAGCGATCGCCCGCCTCACCGGGATCGGGTGGAGCCACGCCCAGGGCGTCGAATCCCAACTCCCGCGCTTTCTCGCGCAGGGCGTCCATTTTTTGCTGAAGCGTCGCTGGGGCCATGCCGTTTCAAACCGATTGC of Nitrospina watsonii contains these proteins:
- the queG gene encoding tRNA epoxyqueuosine(34) reductase QueG; protein product: MAPATLQQKMDALREKARELGFDALGVAPPDPGEAGDRFLQWLDAGHDGDMAYLERGKAKRLDPALILPGVESILCLRTNYHTQAKSLDFLHAPQTGDISNYAWNIDYHDLIKPRLHQLEHFLWELFPGCHSKAYVDTGPVLEKPLAAKAGLGWIGKHSNLLTEGLGSYYFLSEVLIDVALPFSEPATNHCGTCTSCIDICPTAAIVAPYVLDARRCISYLTIELKGVIPLEFRRAIGNRIYGCDDCQIVCPWNSYAVTTDEPAFAERDGTRLLIDLMRLDEDGFRQRFRKSPVKRIKRRGLLRNVAIALGNSGDPEAIPVLTEALSDPEPLIRAHAVWGLGELLGDQAWSAVQGPLTGEADPAVQAEIDRLKCIDNQG
- the hemE gene encoding uroporphyrinogen decarboxylase gives rise to the protein MDKNGEFRFLKACRGEPVDCTPVWFMRQAGRYMKEYRALKEKHSFLEMCRTPELATEVTLQPLDVLGVDAAIIFADILLPLEPMGTGLEFTVGDGPSIPRPVRTRQDVENLKPVCSEEQLGYVGDAIKMVRGEIAGKLPLVGFSGAPFTLSSYMVEGGKSKEFTTTKLMMYQEPETWNLLMDKVVDVLVDYLKMQVKAGAQALQIFDSWVGCLNPGDYERYILPHTKRVFDGLKDCGVPVINFSTGTSTMLPLVRESGGDVMGFDWRIHLDDARKQIGLDTPVQGNLDPNILFAPIPVIREKVLDIMQRAEGRSGHIFNLGHGILQHTPVDHVKAVVDMVHEYRHG